The following coding sequences lie in one Campylobacter sp. RM16189 genomic window:
- a CDS encoding molecular chaperone DnaK translates to MSEVTKQIKGLKVSREMLEADINLSWQKFINTDNKESSNNLNYMFLKNIENLYNKFNELVSSDSLISIGNRSFFMPEDNIFIFIHKREGEEYDEIYNVVRDYIGDEYFDIEFEYEVLEKCIKAIYDNLPVLRNDNKKIARQLIVSRHNSARGYYKYGSFVNFEYISSSDNCRCWDMEIIPAEKFSPKDIFSLCFKSNLEIKELANEPDYKILQGFKFKDNKFIISDETKLEIGKDYLSYLLNEDKIRADIKEYDEKVLSDVNRGLWELWEIDQDSDKNMIFIPFESSLTARNPESSIKNGVIGIDFGTKSTVVVYQEDTVKINPMRIGVGDLSKKVEKSHFENPTIISFENFGNFIKDYRAKQGRPYTKWRDVNISHTAENSLKNAASSDFNSYLMELKQWAGAKDRKLKIFDKKRAEFEIKGSLELGDNDINPIEIYAYYLGLYINNQHNGIFLDYILSFPVTYEVKVRQIILSSFKKGIIKSLPNSLQRAEILDRLNVIEGASEPAAYAVMALEEYGFDPVGDERVYYGVFDFGGGTTDFDFGVYKELDTDRYDYCIEHFGAGGDMYLGGENLLELISFEVFKSNKDKLLEAKIPFIKPDECEKFPGSEILLQNSQEAKRNTKELMEKLRPLWEGMDDESYDSGVLSINLFNSRGENIPGFELNIDKNEILSTLENRIKLGVDSFFNELRKAIVNYEANSKEILKINEFNIFLAGNSSKSAFVTKLFNERIEKEKQDMLEKVSMICEFKLFRPLGENNDDIESPNGKTGVAFGLIRSRKGGRIQVIDRNVDDVDINFKYYLGRIRKRCFQTVIYRNQKYNEWVKFINAGESKFEIFYTTLASATTNKMNIDENSGSIKKLALETGFKDDGCNVYIRLISPSEFEYVVSDDDGIKNEVYKTEIKKGSI, encoded by the coding sequence ATGAGTGAGGTTACAAAGCAAATCAAAGGACTAAAAGTCTCAAGAGAAATGCTGGAGGCTGATATTAATTTGAGTTGGCAAAAGTTTATAAATACTGACAATAAAGAATCTTCTAATAATTTAAATTATATGTTTCTAAAAAATATAGAGAATTTGTATAATAAATTTAATGAACTTGTAAGTTCCGATAGTCTTATCAGCATAGGAAATAGATCGTTTTTTATGCCTGAAGATAATATTTTTATTTTTATACATAAAAGGGAAGGCGAAGAGTATGATGAAATTTATAATGTTGTTAGAGATTATATAGGCGATGAGTATTTTGATATAGAATTTGAATACGAAGTTTTAGAAAAATGCATCAAGGCTATATATGATAATTTGCCGGTTTTAAGAAATGATAACAAAAAAATAGCAAGGCAATTAATTGTATCGAGGCATAATAGTGCCCGTGGTTATTACAAGTATGGATCGTTTGTAAATTTTGAATATATCAGCTCTTCAGACAATTGCCGTTGTTGGGATATGGAGATAATTCCTGCTGAAAAATTTTCTCCGAAAGACATTTTTAGTCTCTGTTTTAAATCAAATTTAGAGATAAAAGAGCTGGCTAACGAGCCTGATTATAAAATTTTGCAAGGGTTTAAATTCAAAGATAATAAATTTATCATATCCGATGAAACGAAGCTAGAAATCGGTAAAGATTATCTAAGCTATCTTTTGAACGAAGATAAAATAAGAGCCGATATAAAAGAGTATGATGAAAAGGTGTTAAGCGATGTCAATAGAGGGCTTTGGGAGCTTTGGGAGATTGATCAAGATAGCGATAAAAATATGATTTTTATACCATTTGAAAGCTCTTTGACTGCTAGAAATCCTGAGAGTAGCATTAAAAATGGGGTTATAGGTATAGATTTTGGCACAAAAAGTACGGTTGTGGTATATCAAGAAGATACTGTAAAAATAAATCCAATGAGGATCGGCGTAGGAGATCTGAGCAAAAAAGTAGAAAAGAGCCATTTTGAAAATCCTACCATAATCAGCTTTGAAAATTTTGGTAATTTTATTAAGGATTACAGAGCCAAACAAGGAAGACCATATACAAAATGGAGAGATGTAAATATCTCACACACGGCTGAAAATTCTCTAAAAAATGCCGCTTCTAGCGACTTTAACTCTTATTTAATGGAGCTAAAACAGTGGGCGGGGGCAAAGGATAGAAAGCTTAAAATTTTTGATAAAAAGAGGGCTGAATTTGAAATAAAAGGAAGCCTGGAATTGGGCGATAATGATATAAATCCTATTGAAATTTACGCTTATTATCTGGGGCTTTATATAAATAATCAACATAATGGAATATTTTTAGACTATATACTATCTTTTCCTGTTACTTATGAAGTAAAGGTAAGGCAGATTATTTTATCTAGTTTTAAAAAAGGTATTATAAAGTCTTTACCAAATTCGCTTCAGCGAGCAGAAATTTTAGACAGGCTAAATGTTATAGAGGGTGCTAGCGAACCGGCGGCTTATGCCGTTATGGCTTTGGAAGAATATGGGTTCGATCCTGTTGGTGACGAGAGGGTTTATTACGGTGTATTTGATTTTGGCGGAGGAACGACAGATTTTGACTTTGGTGTTTATAAGGAGCTTGATACCGATAGATATGACTACTGCATAGAGCACTTTGGTGCAGGTGGTGATATGTATTTGGGAGGAGAGAATTTACTGGAGTTAATTAGCTTTGAAGTGTTTAAATCAAATAAAGATAAGCTGCTTGAAGCGAAAATACCTTTTATAAAGCCTGATGAATGTGAAAAATTTCCCGGAAGTGAGATACTACTTCAAAATTCACAAGAAGCAAAAAGAAATACAAAAGAGCTAATGGAAAAATTGCGACCTCTCTGGGAAGGCATGGATGATGAAAGCTATGATAGCGGAGTTTTGTCAATAAATCTATTTAACTCAAGAGGAGAAAATATACCTGGCTTTGAGCTCAATATTGACAAAAATGAAATTTTATCAACGCTAGAAAACAGAATTAAGTTAGGTGTTGATAGTTTTTTTAACGAGTTAAGAAAAGCTATCGTAAATTATGAAGCAAATAGCAAAGAGATACTAAAAATAAATGAGTTTAATATATTTTTAGCAGGGAATTCTAGCAAGTCGGCATTTGTAACAAAACTTTTTAACGAAAGAATAGAGAAAGAGAAGCAAGATATGCTAGAAAAGGTTTCTATGATATGTGAATTTAAGCTTTTTAGACCTCTTGGAGAAAACAATGATGATATAGAGAGTCCAAACGGTAAAACCGGAGTAGCTTTTGGGCTTATTAGGTCAAGAAAGGGAGGTAGGATTCAAGTAATTGATCGCAATGTAGACGATGTAGATATAAATTTCAAATACTATTTGGGAAGAATTAGGAAAAGATGCTTTCAAACAGTTATATATAGAAATCAAAAATATAATGAGTGGGTGAAATTTATAAATGCGGGCGAGAGTAAATTTGAGATATTTTACACAACTTTAGCATCCGCAACCACAAACAAGATGAATATAGATGAAAATAGCGGATCTATAAAAAAACTAGCTCTTGAAACCGGATTTAAAGATGATGGATGTAATGTTTATATAAGATTAATTAGCCCTAGTGAATTTGAGTATGTGGTATCTGATGATGACGGTATAAAAAATGAAGTTTATAAAACAGAGATAAAAAAAGGAAGTATCTAA
- a CDS encoding molecular chaperone DnaK, translating to MSLDTKQIHQIKISKDKLESDINSSWKEFLKNDNSNFKNSNNIFTKHIFNLYIKFKSKNNFLIAPDILCFPTEKKFCFVCSSNKEIEHIGYLIDGKIDRVAYGITKNMTFTNMYFLELLKEYFNITQVERVYRKNSNHPYRGIYVTINEEFYKVFASFFQLNLNIDDFKDSTEYKMLKSFKFENKKFVLSKNPELYYDSRYVRQFLYEDKVRADIKEYDEKILTDINRGLWELWDIDDESDKNTLFIKLKNPLIARNPESNIKNGIVGIDFGTKSTVVVYQGESAKIHPMRVGIGDLGKKVEKLHYENPTIINFNDLSQFIKDYRSKEGKPPTKWSDVNISHTAYSSLLASASSEYNSYLSDLKQWAGKRNKQIKIFDKKGVQFEIPNSVNIKENDINPIEIYAYYLGLYINNQHNGIFLNYSLSFPVTYELDVRDMILSSFKKGIIKSLPNSLQRAEILDRLNVRAGASEPAAYAIMALEEYGFDPVNDERVYYGVFDFGGGTTDFDFGIYKEADANTRYDYILEHFGAGGDRYLGGENLLELASFEVFKKNINLMLENKIPFTLYQEAQKFPGSEILISDSQEARINTKTLMEKLRPLWEAKDNEFAEDGSISLNLFSSNGEDIPGISLAIDKKEILQLIKDRIKKGVDNFFEEFRLATAKNLDPQDSRQINEFHIFLAGNSSKSAFVDELFKERIKQETEAMMEKNFKFELKLYRPIGENSNDLEKPNGKTGVAFGLIRSRKGGNIHVIDRNISQDINFKYYIGRMKKRKFLTVIDRKQNYGEWIKFIDACESEFEVYYTTQGSVSTNNVSIDDSGISKKILNSGLADKDSFIYLRLASPNEFEFVVSDDDSIKDEIYKTEITKVVL from the coding sequence ATGAGTTTAGATACAAAACAAATTCATCAAATTAAAATTTCAAAAGATAAGTTGGAAAGTGATATAAATAGTAGTTGGAAAGAATTTTTAAAAAACGATAATTCTAATTTTAAAAATTCAAATAATATTTTTACTAAGCATATTTTTAATTTATACATTAAGTTTAAATCTAAAAATAATTTTTTGATTGCGCCAGATATCTTGTGTTTTCCAACAGAAAAAAAATTTTGTTTCGTTTGTTCTTCAAATAAAGAGATCGAGCATATAGGATATCTAATTGATGGAAAAATAGATAGAGTTGCATATGGTATAACCAAAAATATGACTTTTACAAATATGTATTTCCTTGAATTGCTCAAAGAGTATTTTAATATTACACAAGTGGAAAGAGTTTATAGAAAAAACTCGAATCACCCCTATAGAGGAATTTATGTAACAATAAATGAGGAATTTTACAAAGTTTTTGCTAGTTTTTTTCAATTAAATTTAAATATAGATGACTTTAAAGACAGCACCGAATACAAGATGTTGAAAAGTTTTAAATTTGAAAATAAAAAATTTGTATTATCAAAAAATCCAGAATTGTATTACGATAGCCGATATGTAAGACAATTTTTATATGAGGATAAAGTAAGGGCAGATATAAAAGAGTATGATGAAAAGATATTAACAGACATAAACCGTGGGCTTTGGGAGCTTTGGGATATTGATGATGAGAGCGATAAAAATACGCTTTTTATAAAATTAAAGAATCCTTTGATAGCAAGAAATCCTGAGAGTAACATAAAAAACGGTATTGTAGGTATCGACTTTGGAACCAAAAGCACGGTAGTCGTATATCAGGGCGAGAGTGCTAAAATACATCCTATGCGAGTTGGTATAGGTGACTTGGGTAAAAAAGTAGAAAAATTACACTATGAAAATCCGACCATAATCAATTTTAACGATTTGAGTCAATTTATCAAGGATTATAGGTCTAAAGAGGGCAAGCCTCCTACAAAATGGAGTGATGTTAATATCTCTCATACGGCTTATAGCTCACTTCTTGCAAGTGCGTCAAGCGAATACAACTCTTATCTATCCGATCTTAAACAATGGGCGGGAAAACGCAATAAACAAATAAAAATTTTTGATAAAAAAGGCGTGCAGTTTGAAATCCCAAATAGCGTAAATATAAAAGAAAATGATATAAATCCTATCGAAATTTACGCATACTATTTAGGGCTTTATATAAATAATCAACATAACGGAATTTTTCTAAATTACTCCTTGTCTTTTCCGGTTACTTATGAGCTTGATGTAAGAGATATGATTTTGTCAAGTTTTAAAAAAGGTATTATAAAGTCTTTGCCAAATTCGCTTCAACGAGCCGAAATTTTAGATAGGCTAAACGTTAGAGCCGGTGCTAGTGAACCGGCGGCTTATGCTATTATGGCCTTAGAAGAGTATGGATTTGATCCTGTTAATGATGAGAGAGTTTATTACGGTGTGTTTGATTTTGGCGGAGGAACGACAGATTTTGACTTTGGTATTTATAAAGAGGCTGATGCTAATACTAGATATGATTATATTTTAGAACACTTTGGAGCCGGCGGAGATAGGTATTTGGGGGGAGAAAATTTACTGGAACTGGCAAGTTTTGAGGTTTTTAAGAAAAACATAAATTTAATGCTTGAAAATAAAATCCCATTTACTTTATACCAAGAGGCACAAAAATTTCCAGGAAGCGAAATTTTGATTAGCGATTCACAAGAGGCAAGAATAAATACAAAAACTTTAATGGAAAAACTCAGACCGCTCTGGGAGGCAAAGGATAATGAATTTGCAGAGGATGGAAGTATATCTTTAAATTTATTTAGTTCTAACGGGGAAGATATACCAGGAATTTCTCTAGCAATAGATAAAAAAGAGATTTTACAACTCATCAAAGATAGAATCAAAAAAGGGGTCGATAATTTCTTTGAGGAATTTAGACTCGCTACGGCTAAGAATTTAGACCCTCAAGATAGCAGACAAATAAATGAATTTCATATATTTTTGGCAGGAAATTCAAGTAAATCGGCGTTTGTAGATGAGCTATTTAAAGAAAGAATAAAACAAGAAACAGAAGCCATGATGGAAAAAAACTTTAAATTTGAACTCAAACTATATCGACCTATAGGCGAAAATAGCAATGACCTAGAAAAGCCAAACGGCAAAACCGGAGTTGCTTTTGGACTTATACGCTCGCGCAAGGGAGGAAATATTCATGTAATTGATAGAAATATAAGTCAGGATATTAATTTTAAATATTACATAGGCAGAATGAAGAAAAGAAAATTTTTAACGGTTATAGATAGAAAGCAAAATTACGGAGAGTGGATTAAATTTATAGATGCTTGCGAGAGTGAATTTGAGGTTTATTATACTACCCAAGGATCTGTTAGCACAAATAATGTTAGTATCGATGATAGCGGTATAAGTAAAAAGATATTAAACTCAGGCTTAGCCGATAAAGATAGTTTTATATATCTAAGATTAGCTAGCCCTAATGAGTTTGAATTTGTGGTATCGGATGATGATAGTATCAAAGATGAAATTTATAAAACAGAAATAACAAAGGTGGTTTTATGA